From the Lysinibacillus fusiformis genome, the window TGCCGCTGTAGTTATAGATTAGTGTGTAAATCGAACTCTCTGCGGGCAAAAATTCAATCCCTTTCGGATAAGAACGTTCATATAAAGTAGTATAAAAATCTTTTTGAATAATATAGCGATTCGTTGAACTTTCCATTTTCAGCGCTATATATTGCCGTTGGCTCATACTATAAGTTTGAATATATTGAATATCGAGTTGCAATTGCGTGAAAAATCGTTCTAATTCCTTGGCTTCTGCTATTTTGAATGAAAATTTGCCAACAATCGCAGTTAAACTCATAACAAGAAATAAGACGACCAGCATTTCAAGAATCGTAAAACCACCATTTTTATCATTATTCATTAGCTCTCAGAACCTGTTTCTATGTTGACATTGGCTGGACGTACCTCTCCCTCATTTGTAATCACTATTTCTTCTTTATTGGGGCATGTTGTTTCATTTTCTTTTAAATAGCCTTTTGCCACTAAATCATCTAAGGTAGGATACGCCATATAATCTACACGATAAGCCTCTACTTGACCTTGTACCATGGAAATATAAGCCGTACAGCCTTTCTTATCTATTGTGGCGAAATGCTTTGTTACATTTGGGATCGTAATTAAAATTAGAACAGATATAATTAACAAGACAATTAGCATCTCGATTAAAGTGAAACCAGCTTGTTGGTTAATACGTTTCATTATCTTCCTCCTAAACTAATTCAATCATGTGATAGATGGGTAATAATAAACTGATATAAGCTGCTACTATACAAACAGCAATCAGGATAAAGAAACTAGGCTGCACAAAAGCTAATATTTTTTGCAAAAGCTGTTCCTGCTTTTCCATTAATAATTCGCTATACAATACTAATTCTTTTCCTAAATAACCGCTGTGTTCACCATGCTCAACGAACATTGGAAAATCTTTTTGAAAAACTGCCATCATCGTTACCGACTGTGTCAGTGATTCGCCAAAGATGACTCTTTCTTTTATACGCTGTGAAAGAATTTGGAGATATGGTTGGAGTTGTTGTTCTTCTAATAGTTGAAGGCTTGCTTGTAATGAAAATCCACTTTGTAGTAAACTGCCCAAATAAGCAGCAAATTGTCTTGTCAATGTTAGCCTAAAATAGCGTTGCATAATGGGGATCTTTAACAAAATTGTTAGTTGATGAGCAACAGCTTGTCGTTTGAGATAGAATCGAAAAATGAATAAGCTGCCTATTACTATGAACATGGTCGAGATGACTATATCTGGAACATGTAATAACATATTGGACAATGCAATACTTGTCTCCTCTGCTTCAGAGGTACGACTGACGACCATTCTTTCAATATTCGGTAAAAAAAATGTACGAAACACAAAAAATAACAATAGTAAAAAGATAATCAGTGTGACAGGATAGATCAGCAGCTTGATTAGCTTTTTCTTAGTCTTTTCACCTACCGTTAACTGCTTCGCCACACCTTTAAACGCCTCTATCATATGGCCATTATTTTCTGCCACCTTAATCGCCATTAAATAATGTTTCCCCAGTTGTAATATTTCAAGTATCCCTGCAACACCTACTCCTTGTCTGAGTCTTTCATCAATTTGCTGCTGTATGTCTTCATGTGCCTCGATATGATGAGGTAGAAGCATGGAAATAGCTTGTGGAAATAAATATCCTTCCTGCATTAACACACATAATCGATGGAAAAACTGAGCTTGCTCCTTTACCCGCCATTTCGTAGCCCTATTGTAAAAAAGAAGCAATTTATCGATGTATGTTTGTAACTGCATAAAGGCTCTCCACTAATTCTTTTTGCCCCATTAATGTTAAATCATAAGGAAGTTTGTAATTGCCCTTATCCTTGATGGCAGTGATGGCTCTTGTTAGATGATCATCATGTAAAATTTCATAGACTGCACGACGTTCACCATGTAAAGCTGCAGTCTGAACAAGCATTTGCGCAACAATACCGATAACCGTTTGGCGAAGCTCCTCTATCGACACGCCTAAATCCATTAAACGATAAAGACAATTAATGGCGTCTTTTGCATGAATAGTCGAAACAACTAAATGCCCTGTTAGAGAGGCTTGGATTGCAATATTTGCCGTTTCTTTATCCCGAATTTCACCAATCATGATGACATCCGGTGAATGGCGTAAAATGGCTTTTAGTATTTTTTATAGGTACAAAATTTTCATGAGCGTATTTTTTATCCTAATGAAATAAACAAATATATGTATTTAGCCCATTTTCATTAATTTTTTTTTATTTCGCCCATAAATAATTACTTATGTAGCTTTGGAATAAAGATTGATTAAAAAATATTCCTTAACCCTTATCTAAATAGCAACATCAAAAACTCCATTTTGAAAAAAGATTGATCAAAATGGATTTACTCTCTTTAGATAAGTATGAGATTTTTATAAAAAAGTTTGATCATTTTTCAGGTTGTTCCACAATTGCGCCCGATTGCTGAATATCAAGTCGGTGATTTGTCTTTTGCATATTAAAGTAAAGCACCCTTTAGGTGAATACATATTAGATAACCAAATATTTAAATTTGAAGGGGAATTGAAGAATAGACTTTTGGGAAAAGCTGAAGAATTCACGAAACAAACATATGATTTTTCAGAACATGAGAGAAAAACCAAATTTATTAATTGCTGGCACTTAAACGATTTTGAATCAGCAGCTATGTGGGATCTTTACTTAAAAAGTAATGAGGGTATAGCTATTCAAACGACTTTTGATAGACTTAAGCGTAGTTTGAATAGAAGTAAGGAAGAAATTTATATGGGTAAGGTAAAATATATTGACTATAGAACTGAAAGAAATTTTCATAGAAATACTCTTTCACCTTTTTTCACTAAAAGAATTTCATTTAGTCATGAAAATGATGTTAGAATTACTTTATTCCAACAATAAAGATTTTAACAAAGATATATGGGAAAAACATCAAAGTAGACCTTGCGGAATTAATTGAATCTATATATGTATCACCTGATGCTCCTTTGTGGTTTGTGGATGTTGTAAAAGTAATTTGTTAATAAATTTAATATTCAATCAAAAATTATTCATTTAGGTTTATATAAAATTAATTAAATGGAGTTTTATAATTAAGGCTGTTTTCTTAAAGATTGTTGCTAAATTAAATCTCGAGGGACATCAAAAAATAGATTTTATCTACTAAGTACGTAGAAATAAACTCTGTTTTTTAATTTCGCAAACTGAATTTTAAAGTAATGCTACCCGTTAGTTTAATAAGGACAGTAACGCTTCTTCAACAATGGCGCCCGATGTTAATTACAGTTGCTGTTAGCCAAGAATACAACAATATTAAAAAACTAAGAAGAGTAAAACTATTATAGAAAATTTGATCTTATGTTTCTGGATCTTATTCATTTTTATCAGTAGTGTTATACAAAACTAGAGACTAATACAAAACAAATTTAATTATATTATATACTTTGTTTAGGAGGTGCATCTTATGGAACTCAATAAATTGATGATTTTGGATGTTCACTCACATCGAATGGATGAAGTTCGCAAATGATTTTCTAGCTCTGGCAGAAATGTGCTAGAGACAACCAACAGTTCTTGGGGCATTGTCCAAGGAGCGTTAGAAAATACGCTTCGCAAGTTATCTAGCAGGCTTATTTTTCAACAAACGAAGATGCTATTAAAGCATGCATCAAGTCATATGTTCAGAACTTCGATTTGATGGAATATCTTAATAAATAGGAGGAAGCGTAATGAAGAATTTAAAGTTGATTGGTATTATAGTGGTCTTGCTAGGTATTATCCTAGCAGGCTTCATGTTCATAAAGCGTTGGTTATATATTCAGAAATGTAATTTATTAATTGACGGTTCTGTCAAGTATGGCTATGATATGTGTCATATGGTCTTAGAAGGTGAGTCTCCTACTAACTGGATAGCTATATTCGGAGGTATGCTATTGCTGGCAGTGATTGCAGGTCTAATAATATTTGCCTTATGGCTACCGTTCGGAGTTACCCAAACAGTTCGAGAAGTACGACACAATATGAAGAGGAAATAAGATGAGCGTATCAATACAGCACCACAGAAAAGCAGTTGCAAGTCTGAACAAACCAAATGTATCACCCTCGCCATCTTTTCTACCAGTGTATGCCAACGAGTTTACCATTAACTAGTTCGGAACCATCATTAACGCAAAATCAACGGGAATAAACGTGCTGCTATCAGTCCAGCCGAGCGTTAGTAATTGAAATCCCTTTAAATAACGGTGTGAGGAATGGTCAACACCTTCGCCAGCAGTTCCACAGTTTTACTGCGATTCCGCGAATAAACGGAATCATCAATGATAAACGCCGTCACACGTTTTTCAGCGGTTAACGGCTTGATTAGACGCACCATTTCGCTACTAAGGAATAGTAAAAAGGGACGCCAGTTATACGTAGGCATCTTTAAAAACCGATAAACCGTTTCTTTACACGGTAAATCAATGGCTTTCTTACTCGTAAACGCACGAAACCAATTCGGATATTGGAAAACGAGTAAAAAATCAATTGAAAGACGGTGATGCGATAGCCAGAAAGCTTGTTAATATGAGCTTTTCACAGGTGATAGCCAATATTTAATTCAGAAAATCCTTGTTTTATTTCTTTTGGTAATTGCGCAAAGTATGCTTTATACATTATCATAGAGAGAGACACTTTTATTTGTGGTATTGGTTTAGTCACCATTAATTTACCAAAAGAAGAGGTGTCTTTTTTCGTTGTTTTCACACTTTTTTTGTGAAATTCAAATCGGTTTAAGATGGGCAAGTCAACCAATTAGACCAAGCGATGAGGATGAAAATTTAACTGTGATAGATGAGTAATAAAAAAAGCCTGCCAAAGATTATTTTCTTCGACAAGCCTTTTTCAATTTCAAGAAGTTCTAGAATGGGACACAAAAACCGTCCCCCTGTCCTTGAGAGTCACAGGTTTACCAGAACATTATATATACTTTAGATAAAATTGTTTACAATATCGGTTATCACGGCATCAATTGAATTGTTTTGTTTGCAAGTATTGTTAATTGCATTAACAGCATAATTTCTATTTACTAACAAATAATACTGAATAGTAGCCTCTGTATCAGTATAATTTTTGTACAACTTGTTAAGCAATGCTTTTCGTAATAAATTTTGTTGAATCTCAAGCGTGGTCACCGTGCCGTCAAAGATTGGATTTCCGTTACTATCTGCCAATGGATTTTTAAGAGAAATGTTTGAAATAAGATAAGTAATCCATCTTCTAGCTGTAACGGCGACAACTGCTGTTGTTGCATAACGTAGTTTACCATTATTCATTGTTGTTATGCCACCTCGTGGTCCTATACGAGAACCATTTAAAGATGGATTTGTAATGTCATTGTTTATACTACTACAAGATAGGTATTGCAACTGTGGTTTCGTAAAACTCGTTGCTCCATATCCAACATATGAATTATCGTAGCGTGAAAAATCATTTGTCAATTCTTGTATTCTAGTGTTATTTTCAGTTATAATAATATTTCTTGCAATATTCGCTTTAAAAATAAGCTCCATACCTTCCTGTAATACCGAAATCATGTTCAGCATTCTCTCAAAAGAAGCATTAACAGTCAATGTATAAAATTCAAAATCTGATTTTTCTAAGAAGTTGTTTTCAATTTGTGATAAAGAAGTGCATGAAGGTAAAAGAAATTGAATTTTTTCATTAGTAAAATACGAGTCATTGAACTTAAATTTTGTCTTATCAGACTTATCTTTATAAAATTCTCCAATGTCCAATTGATCTAATAGTTCAAATGTAGATTTGGATTTTGCAGCAACCGCTTCTGGCTTTAAAAACTGATGTTTTTCTTCTTGAATATCTTCTATCATACTTTTTATATTATCAATTGTAGGCTTTTGGCCATTGATATTAAACATTTCAAACATAAAGTCTGTTCTATTATGAACTAAAAACACAGGCAATGATTCAAAGACACTTTTCAATACATCTTTATATAGCTCTGTAACAATGTTTGGATATGTGTCGCTACAAAAAAACACAATTCCATCTAAATTATCTAGTCCTAATTCTGATAGTGACTTTGAAGTTTGAGACTTTAGATCATTATTAAGCACAATATCTAATAATCCTCTAGTGTCCCTAATTCTTAAATCTATATTTTGGTCTTTTAAGAAAAGGGTTAATGTTGAATTTGCTGGAACACGTAATATTAATTTGCGAACAAATGTATCGATTGTTTCTGAACACATAAGTTTTTTCAAAATTTGCTCGCTAGCTGGTTCACCCTTTAAA encodes:
- the comGD gene encoding competence type IV pilus minor pilin ComGD, translating into MNNDKNGGFTILEMLVVLFLVMSLTAIVGKFSFKIAEAKELERFFTQLQLDIQYIQTYSMSQRQYIALKMESSTNRYIIQKDFYTTLYERSYPKGIEFLPAESSIYTLIYNYSGNVMTAGTMAFKTPQGKKKVIITLGRGRARIE
- the comGC gene encoding competence type IV pilus major pilin ComGC, translated to MKRINQQAGFTLIEMLIVLLIISVLILITIPNVTKHFATIDKKGCTAYISMVQGQVEAYRVDYMAYPTLDDLVAKGYLKENETTCPNKEEIVITNEGEVRPANVNIETGSES
- the comGB gene encoding competence type IV pilus assembly protein ComGB: MQLQTYIDKLLLFYNRATKWRVKEQAQFFHRLCVLMQEGYLFPQAISMLLPHHIEAHEDIQQQIDERLRQGVGVAGILEILQLGKHYLMAIKVAENNGHMIEAFKGVAKQLTVGEKTKKKLIKLLIYPVTLIIFLLLLFFVFRTFFLPNIERMVVSRTSEAEETSIALSNMLLHVPDIVISTMFIVIGSLFIFRFYLKRQAVAHQLTILLKIPIMQRYFRLTLTRQFAAYLGSLLQSGFSLQASLQLLEEQQLQPYLQILSQRIKERVIFGESLTQSVTMMAVFQKDFPMFVEHGEHSGYLGKELVLYSELLMEKQEQLLQKILAFVQPSFFILIAVCIVAAYISLLLPIYHMIELV
- a CDS encoding ATPase, T2SS/T4P/T4SS family is translated as MLKAILRHSPDVIMIGEIRDKETANIAIQASLTGHLVVSTIHAKDAINCLYRLMDLGVSIEELRQTVIGIVAQMLVQTAALHGERRAVYEILHDDHLTRAITAIKDKGNYKLPYDLTLMGQKELVESLYAVTNIHR